The stretch of DNA TCCAGTTACCTTTCCGCTACTGCAGAGCCACAGTTTCAAGTTCGGCAGCAAACTATCAGCACCTCTGGAATTGTGCTTCATTCAAGAGGTGAACTTCATTTTGGGACATAATGACCAATGTATGGCTGGATAACAAGTTAAGAAGATAGATAATGACTGGATGTATGAATTAGCCCTATTCTCATGGTAACGCTGTTATATTTTGGACTAATTGGATGTCTTTCGTGTTCATCAATATTCGTTTGCATTCCTTTTGTATTCCTTGCTGGACGAACCCAATCTCTACAAACTACGTGGGTTGAAGTGGGCTTTGCGGGACAGAACTGGACGTTTAAAGGGATGTTAAAGAAGCGTTAAAACTTGTATTGTACAGACTTTTCGAGAAAATCAATTCAACAACACTATTATATTTAGAGTGCTTTGGTACTTGCTTCTCTAAGAAAGAAAATGATAAGTTATAATTTTACTTTGCCTTGTTTAGTGGCTTGCATACTTTCTGTCCGCTGTATCTTGGCGACTGGGACAGAGACTCAAACAGTGTCCCAGGAGTCGTGCGCATCTTGTGGCTTGGGACAGACGGACCAGTCGGGACGAGTGGACATAGACTTTCTAGAAGCCGTGAAAAGGCACATCTTGAACAGGTTACAAATGAGGGAAAGACCCAACATCACTCATCCCATCCCAAAGGCTGCGATGGTAACAGCGCTGCGGAGGCTGCACGCGGGTAAATTACGCGAGGATGGAAGGGTTGAGATCCCGAACCTTGATGGTCAAGCTGCCTACAATAACGAAGTGCAAGAGGAGACCTCGGAGATCATCAGTTTTGCAGAAGCAGGTAATACTACCTACCATCTCTCATTCATTCTCTGATTACATCCGTTTTCTATCAGAAGTTGACTTGTGTGCATGCTGCATGCTTTAAGATTATGTCCTGCTTGATAAGCGAAAGTTTGCTTGATAACTAAAATTCAGTTTGcattaatattaatgtaattTTGAAAACATGGCGTTTCTGAGTTGTATTAGTGGTGTAGTGAGGTTATTGCAGTTAGGTTAACAGCTCAATTAAAGAATTGCAGTTGATATAAGAGAACTGAAAACCCACTATGTTGTTTGGAGGTCTGAAAACATTTCTAAACATTAATTTAAGATTCTCAAATCTCTCAACAGATACTTTATAGAATCTCTAAGATTAGGTTAATGTATTGTTTAATAGCTAAATCTTGGAAATCAGAGAGAaacttctctccatcccccaccTTCTTTCCAAACAAATACACTCAAATGCACCCATGCatggcaaaacacacacacacagagacaaaaacacacacattcctaaaATATATCAACTGGGTTTTAATCCAACAATTGTCAGGTTGTATGGTCAGAACTACATATTTGGCATGTTTAACAGAGAAAGCATACAATTAAGGAACAAAGTTGGATGAGATCAAATAGGCCCTCTCATCCAATGTTTCCACAGTACGTTGCAAGGTACAATTAGCTTGGATGGGTACTTAGCTCTGCCTTCCAATAGGAATGATCTGAGCACACTCATGACAGGGGAACAAAAGTAAGGCAATTATTGAGCGAGCACTGAGAGTCCGTCTTAAACCCAATATGTCAACATGAAGAACAAAAACAGCCAACAAGACCTAAAGATATTTCTCAGAATAATGCATGAGCCATTTGAGTTGTTGTGTGtccagatgggggggggggggggggggtctgtgccCATATTGCAGTTTTCTAAAGAATGCTTTTGTCATATGAAGGTTCACCAGGCCCCTTAGCTTTTTTTCTCTATTATTCACAACACCTTTGAGCCTTTGTGCAGCATTGTACCATGGAACTGGCTTGGGTCCCTGCTCTCTAGaccccctctgcctcctggcCAGCTGGTTCTCACCCCCAGAGCGAAGGCTGCCGGCCAGGGCACGGTGCAGGGACAAGGCCCCCCAAAGCACTCTCCTTTCCTGCagagagggagctgggtgtTTGTAGATGTTACATGATGTTTCTGGAGTGTCAGGCCCAgcctctgtgtgtggggtgtgggtgtgtgtgtgtgtgtgtgtggggggggggggggggtgagtatAGTTTTTATCACGTAAGAGGCAGCTTCAGTTCATATCTCTGAAAGCAGGCTcatagataaagagagagagaaagaaagagagagagagacagaatggaaAAAAGCAGGAGAGAGTGGGTTGCCAAGGCACAGGTGAGGAACTCTGCCAATCTCCCGTCTCCACTGACACAGTCCCCTGGGCCCTCAGCGAGGGATTCGGTGTCCCGTAACCACGGGAGCGGAGCAGAGTacagggggagcagaggggggtgaATGTGTGCATCTCGATTGTCGGTATAGCCGTTCGTACCCACTGAACTCCCGGTGACTGGTCCAAGACACGGAATTAAGACATCATTATTGGATGTCATTAAGAGTGGCCCTGTCCTCACGGGGCCGCAGGGTTGACTTCAGGACACATGCTTTCATGAAGAGCTGTCAGTCATGCCCTGTTTGGATCCACTCCACACACTTTCCACATTAAATCCCAGTGTGGATTTCAGCCTCTTCTTAGTTTGCCCTTGCGGTCCAATGCCGTATGCATGTTTTATAAAGCCTTTAATAAAAACACTTGGAATCCTTCAATCTTTGGAAGCACAACAGCAAACTCGAGTCCTCTACCAACAAAGCAGCTGATTTGCCGAGAAGTCCAACTCACCCTGCCacactgtcacccacacacgcatgcacattcCTGCTCCCTGTCTTGATTTCCTGGCGCGTTGATTGTTGAACCCCAGCTTGAGGGAAGCCTGTCTGACTGTTCAGCTCAGCGCTAAACTGGAGTCAGAGTAGCAGCTCTTcgctattttatttttttccaacTCGCTGCAGCATTTACTCGGGCCAGAGGACTAGGGTGAAATGATTCCCAACCATCCTATCTGCTGACTTGTCTTTCTGTCAGTCTGAATATTCTtctgcatctgtctgtctatatatatgtatttgtttctctctgtttctctttctgtctgtctatggtACTTgagtctctgcctgcctgtctccccatCTCTGTCCATCTACGAGCCGACCCAAGTGTTAACCTGCTCGGCCCCCGGAGCCCTTCAACCTAGGAGCTCTTTCACCCTGGCACACACCTCAGCTGCTATAGTAAACAGACAGCAATTTGTCTAAAACATAGAGTGTAAAGAAGCTGTTTGCATGTTGGCTGGGTGGCATAGGCTACAAATGCTACGTACATGACAATTGCAAAGCAATGCAAATACAAATGCTATTGCTATCAATCAATCTACCTTCATTCCACTTCAGAATCCGGCCCTGTCCTACCTTGCTctgccctgccccgccccccacaGTTCCCTCCACGCCCCTTTCTTTAACTGGGGTCATTTTTCATTCCCTTACAGTCTTTGACTGATGATTTATTGAGGAACAGCCCCACATAAAACAGTACTCCACAGCCTCAGCAAGGCTGCAGATTGACAAGCTGTGTTCAGTGCTTTTATAATAGCAGTCCAGGCCACTCTGTCTTTGGACAATCAGACCACCATGTCTAACCTGCACCTAATTGGTGCACACATTTGTCAGCCAGGACACACAGGTAGAGAAGCACTGGCTTATGATCCCTGTTGTTAAAAGGGAGCTGTTGAGGCAAGCAAGCAGGCATGGAGGTGAATGAGGCAAGGCTAGGTGCTCATGCCTCAGGGCCATGACAGCAGTTACTTTAAATCAGGCGAAAACTGTTATTCAATCAATGCTTTTGTATCTGTACACTTCAGATGGCTttcaagaaggaaaaaaaacctACACAACTTTTCAACACACCTCTATTGTTCCCTGAGGGTATGGTGAAATTGGTGAATCTTAAGGTATTTAGTTCCCCAGGGCTGGTTGTGTGTTAgtagtgtgcgtgcgtgtgcatgtgtgtgtgcacatgtgtgtgcatgtgatttagtgcatgtgtgtggatgtgtggtaCTTTGGCTCCCGGCTCATACTGTAGTCAGAATACAAGAAATCCTAACTAGTCTGAAcaggcctttgtgtgtgtgtgtgtgcgtgtgtgtgcgcgcgtgtgtgtgtgcatgcatgcgcaGGGACTCTGTTACATGAGAACTAGGCATGGGGTCACTTTAAGAGAGTCATCCTTGGTGGCAAGCtgttgacactgacacacactaatcAGTTTGCAAACAAAGTAATTTAGCCCATTTTAACAGGCAGATTGGACTAAGTCTTTCTCCCACAGACCCTATTAAGTTCTCTGAGTAATTTGGAAGACATCAGACTAAAAAAAGATGCAGCTTAGAGAGCACATCACGCCTCAGGCTTTTGGAATCTCTTTGTTGCGCTTGTTTAGAAAGTGGGCTAGTGTcatgtaaattgactttttttattttcCCTCCTCATGCTTTTCGTGGAGGGCCACGCGCTCAATGCCAGCCTGTGCCACGGCTGTCCCCTAATACCTCACAGGAGGCTTTATGCTGTCACTCTCTACGGCTCCTGGAGCCCAGGGTGTTCACAAGCAAACTCAATGAACCCCCCGGGGCCCTGGTCGTGTACACCCTccccacagacccccccccccccctccaccccaatcCTGCTGCTTTAAACTCAGACCTCAGGCCAACTGGGCCTGCTCCCAGAACTGGCCCATCAAAGCTAACCTATCAGAGGGGCCCTTCAGGGGTCATGTGACACTGTGGATGGAaaagagaaacagctttttgAAGGACAAAGCTGCTTCCAACTTCAGATAtccatgaagtgtgtgtgtgtgcaaacaaaTCGGGAAAGTTGAAACACTTGAAATCCCGCCAAAAGATGCGTCCTGTGAATGTTTGCATAAAACACATGACTTCCATGATAAGCCACTTATTAAAacgtatctctctgtctctgtttccaaCAGATGATATTGCATCATCGAAGTCAAACTTCTACTTCCTGATCTCCAACGAGGGGAGCCAGAACCTGTATGTATCCCAAGCCAGCCTGTGGCTCTTCTTTCGGGTCCTTCCTGCCGGCCCAGAAAAGGGTATTAGGAGGAAGGTGACAGTCAAGGTCCACTACCAGGAGTCAGGGACTGTGGGCGGACCAGGCGGAGGAGGGCGCTGGACCCTGGTGGAGAAGCGGGTGGACCTGAAGCGCAGCGGCTGGCACACCTTCCCTCTGTCAGAGGCAGTGAGGGCACTGTTTGGGAAGGGCGGTCGGCGGCAGGACCTGGAGGTGCGATGTGAGGGCTGTGAGGCTATGTCCGTGGTGCCGGTGCTGGTGGACGCTGGGGACCCGTCCCACAGGCCTTTCCTGGTGGTGCGGGCGCGGCAGGTGGAAGGGAAGCACCGCATCCGTAAGCGGGGGCTCGAGTGCGACGGAACCAGTGGGGGCCTGTGCTGCCGGCAGCAGTTCTACATAGACTTCCGCCTCATCGGCTGGAACGACTGGATCATAGCCCCTGCCGGTTACTACGGTAACTACTGCGAAGGCAGCTGCCCGGCCTACATGGCGGGCGTCCCGGGGTCCGCGTCCTCCTTCCACACGGCGGTGGTCAACCAGTACCGTATGAGAGGCATGAGCCCAGGTTCTGTCAACTCTTGCTGCATTCCCACCAAGCTCAGCACCATGTCCATGCTCTACTTCGACGACGAGTACAACATTGTGAAACGCGACGTGCCCAACATGATCGTCGAGGAGTGCGGCTGTGCCTGAGCCACGTGGGAACTCCGCAGTCAAAACGATGGTCAAACGGTTGTGCAAAAGGACAT from Hypomesus transpacificus isolate Combined female chromosome 23, fHypTra1, whole genome shotgun sequence encodes:
- the inhbb gene encoding inhibin beta B chain, which produces MISYNFTLPCLVACILSVRCILATGTETQTVSQESCASCGLGQTDQSGRVDIDFLEAVKRHILNRLQMRERPNITHPIPKAAMVTALRRLHAGKLREDGRVEIPNLDGQAAYNNEVQEETSEIISFAEADDIASSKSNFYFLISNEGSQNLYVSQASLWLFFRVLPAGPEKGIRRKVTVKVHYQESGTVGGPGGGGRWTLVEKRVDLKRSGWHTFPLSEAVRALFGKGGRRQDLEVRCEGCEAMSVVPVLVDAGDPSHRPFLVVRARQVEGKHRIRKRGLECDGTSGGLCCRQQFYIDFRLIGWNDWIIAPAGYYGNYCEGSCPAYMAGVPGSASSFHTAVVNQYRMRGMSPGSVNSCCIPTKLSTMSMLYFDDEYNIVKRDVPNMIVEECGCA